From a region of the Anaerobaca lacustris genome:
- a CDS encoding endo-1,4-beta-xylanase, whose amino-acid sequence MSSRNRVTSALHVVLVFCCVAGSAAMASDLDEAIRKVRMGTLVVEAEPGVKVRVEQLRHEFWFGAALANHPFSGRMAAEDQARYREVFLANFNAAVTENALKWHVMEPRRGQVDYSVVDAILDWTEQHDIPLRGHNIFWGISNRVQSWQKDLDDDALRQVVKARALDVGARYRGRFVEYDLNNEMIHGNYYEERLGPAITRDMAVWVRQGDPDAVLYLNDYDILTGRRLDDYVAHIRGLLEQGVPIGGIGVQGHLHGDSFDPAVLQSSLARLAEFDLPIVVTEFNFPGQRSKHYNQRDVRLSDEEEQAKAEAIVDYYRICFAQPAVTGILMWGFWEGANWIPQSSLYRRDWSPTPAAEAYRDLVFRQWWTTWRGQTDAQGRCEVRAFYGRHRLTVGDREIVVSLKRPEQTKHVSFR is encoded by the coding sequence ATGAGTTCGAGAAACAGAGTCACTTCCGCATTGCATGTGGTCCTGGTCTTCTGTTGTGTCGCTGGCTCGGCCGCGATGGCGTCCGATCTGGACGAGGCGATCCGCAAGGTCCGCATGGGCACGCTTGTGGTGGAGGCTGAGCCGGGCGTGAAGGTCCGCGTCGAGCAACTCCGGCATGAGTTCTGGTTTGGCGCGGCCCTGGCCAACCACCCGTTCAGCGGACGGATGGCCGCAGAGGACCAGGCGCGATACCGCGAGGTGTTCCTGGCCAACTTCAACGCCGCCGTGACGGAAAACGCCCTCAAGTGGCACGTGATGGAGCCGCGTCGAGGGCAGGTGGACTACTCGGTCGTCGATGCGATTCTCGACTGGACCGAGCAGCACGACATCCCCCTTCGCGGGCACAACATCTTCTGGGGGATTTCGAATCGCGTCCAATCGTGGCAGAAGGACCTCGACGACGATGCGCTGCGCCAGGTCGTCAAGGCGCGGGCCCTGGACGTCGGCGCGCGCTATCGGGGCCGGTTCGTCGAATACGACCTGAACAACGAGATGATTCACGGCAACTACTACGAAGAGCGTCTGGGCCCGGCGATCACACGAGACATGGCCGTCTGGGTGCGGCAGGGCGACCCCGATGCCGTTCTGTACCTGAACGACTACGACATTCTGACCGGCAGGCGGCTGGACGATTACGTCGCCCATATCCGCGGGCTTCTGGAGCAGGGTGTTCCCATCGGCGGGATCGGGGTGCAGGGGCACCTTCACGGCGATTCGTTCGACCCGGCGGTCCTGCAAAGCTCGTTGGCCCGGCTGGCCGAGTTCGATCTGCCCATCGTCGTCACGGAGTTCAACTTCCCCGGCCAGCGTTCGAAGCACTACAACCAACGCGATGTCCGCCTGTCGGACGAGGAGGAGCAGGCCAAGGCCGAAGCCATCGTGGATTACTATCGCATCTGCTTCGCCCAGCCGGCGGTCACGGGGATCCTCATGTGGGGATTCTGGGAGGGTGCGAACTGGATTCCGCAGTCATCACTGTACCGGCGGGACTGGTCGCCGACGCCGGCCGCCGAGGCGTACCGCGATCTGGTGTTTCGGCAGTGGTGGACCACCTGGCGGGGGCAGACCGACGCCCAGGGCCGCTGTGAGGTCCGGGCGTTCTATGGCCGACACCGCCTCACCGTGGGCGATCGGGAGATCGTCGTCAGTTTGAAACGTCCCGAACAGACGAAGCATGTTTCGTTTCGATAG
- a CDS encoding LamG-like jellyroll fold domain-containing protein, producing the protein MKKSLLGFVILCAYGTTAVAVEIAISTQANWWTQVAADREMQEIVDNVTAVPVQRFSAGEHDALADWVIAHTGNGVSDLLILCGVLPNTLYPAVNLQPDGSLLELFVDAGNCVINTGDWIFYVGSTGINGTAALPNVMDIPSMDMWDDNTPVTVTADGQRYTPSLTDFLTDRAIHLDALTNDWYAELILALAADGNRAEPVIVRNAVTGGRIGIFFQTADQDNDPRGEVISEWINNWYLKVVADPRVAGNPDPANEATDVPRDVALSWTAGQSAATHDVYFGTVFYDVNDAARADPRGVLVSQAQSATTYDPIGRLDFETTYYWRVDEVNAAPDHSIFKGKVWSFTSEPYAYAIANVTATSNGEPVDDAGPENTVNGSGLDAADQHSTMSDDMWLARPSDGPLWIQFEFDRVYQLHQMLIWNYNVQFELMLGFGIKDATIEYSTDGADWTSLGEVELARGTARTTYMYNSIIDLAGVAAKYVRLTVNSGYGPMGQFGLSEVRFMSIPAHARQPQPADGTVGVEPNTVLGWRPGRQAALHEVHIGTDLEALAPVATVADSSAAPEDLQYATTYFWRIDEVNEAEAVTRWEGDVWSFSTAAYGVVDDMEGYTDDVDGGTTIFQTWIDGWENGTGSTVGHLDAPFAERTIVYAGRQSMPLEYDNTAAPSYSEAVRAFEVPQDWTRHGVESLGLYFRGTRGSDGQLYVKVNGARIAYDGDPADLGRALWQPWNIDLSAVATDLRNVTELTIGVDGAGAKGRLYIDAIRLYPDAVELIAPTEPDAADLVGYYALDGNANDGSGHGHHGSLIGAPTYGPGVQGQAIQLNGINQYVDFGNPADWPAGRAARSMTGWAKSSVVDPGWRWIATYGSAGTGTAMFIGMSGTDLYGGGYADDVMLADFWRVEEWHHIGLTYDGDVARLYADGVEVTSAAKSWNLTRSRAHIGRQVNDLAEFWVGAIDEVRIYGRALSPDEMAWLAGRTMPMHKPF; encoded by the coding sequence ATGAAGAAGTCATTGTTGGGTTTCGTCATTCTGTGCGCCTACGGCACGACGGCTGTAGCTGTTGAGATTGCGATCTCGACACAGGCCAACTGGTGGACGCAGGTTGCAGCCGACCGCGAGATGCAGGAGATCGTCGACAACGTGACGGCCGTTCCCGTGCAACGATTCAGCGCCGGCGAGCACGATGCCCTGGCCGACTGGGTCATCGCCCACACGGGCAACGGGGTCAGCGACCTTCTGATCCTTTGCGGGGTGCTTCCGAACACGCTCTATCCGGCGGTCAATCTACAGCCGGACGGTTCGCTGCTCGAATTGTTCGTGGACGCTGGCAACTGCGTCATCAACACCGGCGACTGGATCTTCTATGTCGGTTCGACCGGCATCAACGGCACGGCGGCGCTGCCGAATGTCATGGACATCCCCAGCATGGACATGTGGGACGACAATACGCCCGTGACCGTGACGGCCGACGGTCAGAGGTACACTCCCTCTCTGACGGACTTCCTCACGGACCGCGCCATTCACCTCGATGCTCTGACCAACGACTGGTATGCGGAACTGATTCTGGCCCTGGCCGCCGACGGGAACCGTGCGGAACCCGTGATCGTCCGCAACGCCGTGACCGGCGGGCGCATCGGCATCTTCTTCCAGACCGCCGATCAAGACAACGATCCTCGCGGCGAAGTGATCAGTGAATGGATCAACAACTGGTATCTCAAGGTCGTGGCCGACCCGCGAGTGGCCGGCAATCCAGACCCGGCGAATGAGGCGACCGACGTCCCTCGCGACGTGGCACTGAGCTGGACGGCGGGCCAGTCTGCCGCGACGCACGATGTGTACTTCGGAACGGTCTTCTACGATGTCAACGATGCCGCGCGGGCCGATCCGAGAGGCGTGCTGGTCAGCCAGGCGCAAAGCGCGACGACCTACGATCCCATCGGCCGTCTCGATTTCGAGACGACCTACTACTGGCGCGTGGACGAAGTGAATGCGGCGCCGGACCACAGCATCTTCAAGGGCAAGGTCTGGAGCTTCACGTCGGAGCCGTACGCCTACGCCATTGCGAACGTCACGGCCACCAGCAACGGCGAGCCGGTGGACGATGCCGGACCCGAGAACACCGTCAACGGATCGGGCCTCGATGCCGCCGATCAGCACTCGACGATGAGCGACGACATGTGGCTGGCAAGGCCGAGCGATGGGCCGCTGTGGATTCAGTTCGAGTTCGACCGCGTTTATCAACTGCACCAGATGCTCATCTGGAACTACAACGTGCAGTTCGAGTTGATGCTCGGCTTCGGGATCAAGGACGCTACGATCGAGTACTCGACGGACGGCGCCGACTGGACGAGCCTGGGCGAGGTGGAGCTGGCCCGTGGAACGGCCAGGACGACCTACATGTACAACTCGATCATTGATCTCGCAGGAGTCGCGGCCAAGTACGTGCGTCTGACCGTCAACAGCGGTTATGGCCCGATGGGCCAGTTCGGCCTCAGCGAGGTGCGATTCATGTCCATTCCCGCGCACGCCCGTCAGCCGCAGCCGGCCGACGGGACGGTCGGTGTCGAGCCGAACACGGTTCTCGGTTGGCGTCCCGGCCGACAGGCCGCCTTGCACGAGGTCCATATCGGGACCGACCTGGAAGCCCTTGCTCCGGTAGCGACCGTTGCCGACAGCAGCGCCGCACCGGAGGATCTTCAGTATGCGACGACGTACTTCTGGCGCATCGACGAGGTCAACGAGGCCGAAGCCGTGACGCGGTGGGAAGGCGACGTCTGGAGCTTCTCGACGGCGGCCTATGGCGTTGTCGACGACATGGAGGGCTATACGGACGACGTGGATGGAGGCACGACCATCTTCCAGACCTGGATCGACGGCTGGGAGAACGGAACCGGATCGACGGTCGGACATCTCGATGCGCCCTTTGCCGAGCGAACGATCGTGTACGCCGGCAGACAATCCATGCCGCTGGAATACGACAACACCGCCGCGCCGAGCTATTCGGAGGCGGTGCGGGCGTTCGAAGTTCCGCAGGATTGGACCCGGCACGGCGTTGAGAGTCTGGGCCTGTACTTTCGCGGCACGCGCGGCAGCGACGGCCAACTGTACGTGAAGGTCAACGGCGCCAGGATCGCCTACGACGGCGATCCGGCCGATCTGGGGCGGGCGCTGTGGCAGCCGTGGAATATCGACCTTTCCGCGGTGGCGACGGATCTCCGCAACGTTACCGAATTGACCATCGGCGTCGATGGCGCCGGCGCCAAGGGGCGACTGTACATCGACGCCATTCGTCTGTATCCGGATGCCGTCGAGCTCATCGCGCCGACGGAGCCGGATGCGGCGGACCTGGTGGGCTACTATGCGCTCGACGGCAATGCCAACGACGGGTCCGGCCATGGCCATCATGGCTCGCTCATCGGCGCCCCGACGTATGGTCCCGGGGTACAGGGCCAGGCGATCCAGCTCAACGGCATCAACCAGTACGTCGACTTCGGCAATCCGGCCGACTGGCCGGCCGGCCGCGCGGCCCGGTCGATGACCGGATGGGCCAAGTCGAGCGTGGTGGACCCCGGTTGGCGCTGGATCGCGACGTACGGCTCGGCGGGAACCGGGACGGCGATGTTCATCGGCATGAGCGGGACGGATCTTTACGGTGGCGGCTATGCCGACGACGTGATGCTGGCCGACTTCTGGCGGGTGGAGGAGTGGCACCATATCGGCCTGACCTACGACGGCGACGTCGCGAGGCTCTACGCCGACGGTGTCGAGGTGACCTCAGCCGCCAAGAGCTGGAACCTGACGCGGAGTCGCGCGCATATCGGCCGGCAGGTCAATGACCTCGCTGAGTTCTGGGTCGGCGCCATCGACGAGGTGCGTATCTACGGGCGCGCGCTGTCGCCCGATGAGATGGCCTGGCTGGCGGGAAGGACCATGCCGATGCACAAGCCGTTCTGA
- a CDS encoding peptidylprolyl isomerase produces the protein MVCLALVVLVCAAVFVAAGCGQDQARRASLSEEEIQRMARTAKPVGPDELLVSGERITCEDIMDISSGRGAPSASFKAALEEMARATTLEQFMEIARPRVRQQLGANVSNIVLYKRAQRQLGDKIDDTLDKLVEKDLRRFVIEHGGNNARADEALREMGMNRATYRERKKKQILAEYAVESKMARGRPITYSELVTTYERIKEEAFVRPGLIQFRLIDISAGKVELADPNDDPVRAARRLAEELVTRIVAGEDFGRLAEEYSRYAEYYISGSEGLWSVRDPASLAEPYAVLAGVAEKIEVGQIAGPIDVPGHAFIMELVQNRPKGYFPMSEVQEQVEAHIEDTRRLEAIARLDAEIVEQMVLADTDGFLRRCLERLYYAANPPAPVP, from the coding sequence ATGGTGTGCCTGGCTCTCGTGGTCCTGGTCTGTGCGGCGGTGTTCGTGGCGGCCGGCTGCGGACAGGACCAGGCCAGAAGGGCGTCGCTGTCGGAGGAGGAGATTCAGCGGATGGCCCGCACGGCCAAGCCCGTGGGCCCCGATGAGCTGCTCGTCAGCGGCGAGCGAATCACCTGCGAAGACATCATGGACATCAGTTCTGGACGAGGCGCGCCGAGTGCCTCGTTCAAGGCCGCCCTCGAGGAAATGGCCCGGGCCACGACCCTGGAGCAGTTCATGGAGATCGCGCGGCCGCGTGTGCGCCAGCAGCTTGGGGCCAACGTCAGCAACATCGTGCTCTATAAGAGGGCCCAACGGCAGCTTGGCGACAAGATCGACGACACGCTGGACAAGCTGGTCGAAAAGGACCTGCGCCGATTCGTGATCGAGCACGGAGGCAACAACGCCCGGGCCGACGAAGCGCTCAGGGAGATGGGCATGAACCGGGCGACCTATAGGGAGCGCAAGAAGAAGCAGATCCTCGCCGAGTACGCGGTCGAATCGAAAATGGCCAGGGGCCGGCCGATCACCTACAGTGAGCTGGTTACGACCTATGAACGGATCAAGGAAGAAGCGTTCGTGCGACCCGGGCTGATTCAGTTTCGTCTGATCGACATCTCGGCCGGCAAGGTCGAGCTGGCCGATCCGAACGACGATCCCGTCCGCGCGGCGCGGAGACTCGCCGAGGAGCTGGTCACGCGGATTGTGGCCGGGGAGGACTTTGGGCGCCTGGCAGAAGAGTATTCCCGGTATGCCGAGTATTACATCAGCGGATCGGAGGGGCTGTGGTCGGTCAGAGATCCCGCGTCGCTGGCCGAGCCCTATGCGGTGCTGGCCGGTGTGGCCGAGAAGATCGAGGTCGGCCAGATCGCCGGTCCCATCGACGTGCCCGGCCATGCGTTCATCATGGAACTGGTGCAGAATCGTCCGAAGGGATACTTCCCCATGTCCGAGGTGCAGGAGCAGGTCGAGGCGCACATCGAGGATACCCGGCGTCTCGAAGCGATCGCGCGACTCGATGCCGAGATCGTCGAGCAGATGGTCCTGGCCGACACCGACGGATTTCTGCGGCGTTGTCTCGAACGCCTGTACTATGCGGCCAACCCGCCGGCGCCCGTCCCGTAG
- the acpS gene encoding holo-ACP synthase: MDIIAHGIDLVDCPRIAEMVERHGERFLNRVFTPAEQACARGRYNSIENYAGRFAAKEAILKLVGTGWRGKIAWTDIEVTNDPAGRPEVTLSGEVQRIARELGIERISISITHTANFAIASAVALARSHEGR; this comes from the coding sequence ATGGACATCATCGCTCATGGCATCGATTTGGTGGACTGTCCCCGCATCGCCGAGATGGTCGAGCGGCACGGGGAACGGTTCCTCAACCGGGTGTTCACGCCGGCCGAGCAGGCTTGCGCCCGCGGTCGGTACAACTCCATCGAGAACTACGCCGGGCGGTTTGCCGCCAAAGAGGCGATCCTCAAGCTCGTGGGCACCGGCTGGCGGGGCAAGATCGCCTGGACGGATATCGAGGTGACCAACGATCCGGCCGGCCGGCCCGAGGTGACGTTGTCCGGAGAGGTCCAGAGGATCGCCCGCGAACTGGGCATCGAACGCATCAGCATCAGCATTACGCACACGGCCAATTTCGCCATTGCCTCGGCCGTGGCGTTGGCGCGGTCCCATGAAGGGCGGTGA
- a CDS encoding HDIG domain-containing metalloprotein, whose product MTERVPTRQEALALLRRYNENEALIKHALAVEAVMRYWARKTGQDEEMWGLIGLVHDLDYEQFADQHCHKSAEILREHGWPEAYIRAVLSHGWGICTDVEPQTELEKVLYTMDELTGLVAATALVRPTKSVMDVKAKSVRKKWKEKSFAAGVNREVIEKGAAMLGADLTVLIEDAVAAMQEVADEIGLKGAAPERQ is encoded by the coding sequence ATGACGGAACGAGTGCCCACGCGCCAAGAGGCGCTGGCATTGCTGAGACGGTACAACGAGAACGAGGCGCTGATCAAGCACGCCCTGGCCGTCGAGGCGGTGATGCGCTATTGGGCGCGCAAGACCGGCCAGGACGAAGAGATGTGGGGCCTGATCGGCTTGGTCCACGATCTGGACTACGAGCAATTTGCCGACCAGCACTGCCACAAGAGCGCCGAGATCCTCCGGGAGCACGGCTGGCCTGAGGCGTACATCCGGGCGGTGCTCTCGCACGGCTGGGGCATCTGCACCGACGTCGAGCCGCAAACGGAACTGGAGAAGGTGCTCTATACGATGGACGAGCTGACGGGGCTGGTGGCGGCCACGGCCCTGGTGCGTCCGACCAAGAGCGTCATGGACGTGAAGGCCAAGTCGGTCAGGAAGAAGTGGAAAGAGAAATCGTTTGCCGCGGGCGTCAACCGCGAGGTCATCGAGAAGGGGGCCGCCATGCTCGGCGCCGACCTGACGGTGCTGATCGAAGATGCGGTCGCGGCGATGCAGGAGGTGGCCGACGAGATCGGCCTCAAGGGCGCTGCGCCGGAGCGGCAATAG